A genomic window from Haladaptatus caseinilyticus includes:
- a CDS encoding amidohydrolase — translation MSDSDNRSVVDLRRDLHAYPEAGWKEFRTTALVADELAERDFTLHLGDEAVAPDERLGVPPEDELLAAVERARREGAPEEYLERMDGITGLVASKTYGDGTGPVVGVRVDMDALERTEAQDDDHRPVDEGFVSTHPNEMHACGHDGHTAIGVGVARELDRGGGFDGTLKLFFQPAEEGGRGGLPMSETAHLNDVEHLVAIHLGLGIETGTVVAAFEHPLSNAKLDVTFHGEPSHAGGAPEEGRNALQAAAAAIQNLYGLPRHSDGVTRINVGQVRSPNPQNIIPEHVEMRVEVRGDSADLNDSMLERARRVVSAAADMHDVDVQTGLYGKTTTFAADTDIAEAVANAARDVDGVDEIVACDDMAGSEDASYLIRRVQENGGQATYVGIGASNPYGHHTARFDIEEESLPIGVDVVSETVRRL, via the coding sequence GTGTCAGATAGTGACAATCGATCGGTAGTGGACTTACGTCGAGACCTTCACGCCTATCCGGAAGCCGGGTGGAAGGAGTTTCGAACGACCGCGCTCGTCGCCGACGAACTCGCGGAACGCGACTTCACGCTCCACCTCGGAGACGAGGCAGTTGCTCCCGACGAACGGCTCGGCGTTCCACCGGAGGACGAGCTGCTCGCCGCCGTCGAACGAGCGCGACGGGAAGGCGCACCCGAGGAGTATCTCGAACGAATGGACGGTATCACCGGGCTCGTCGCCAGCAAAACCTATGGTGACGGCACCGGGCCCGTTGTCGGTGTCCGTGTCGATATGGACGCTCTCGAACGAACCGAAGCGCAGGACGACGACCATCGACCCGTCGACGAGGGGTTCGTCAGCACACATCCCAACGAGATGCACGCCTGCGGTCACGATGGCCACACCGCCATCGGCGTCGGTGTCGCACGCGAACTCGACCGAGGCGGAGGGTTCGATGGAACGCTGAAGCTGTTCTTCCAACCCGCAGAGGAGGGCGGCCGCGGTGGTCTCCCGATGAGCGAAACGGCCCATCTGAACGACGTCGAACACCTCGTCGCGATCCATCTCGGGCTCGGTATCGAGACGGGAACCGTCGTCGCGGCGTTCGAACACCCGCTCTCGAACGCGAAACTGGACGTGACGTTCCACGGGGAGCCAAGCCACGCGGGCGGCGCACCCGAAGAAGGTCGAAACGCGCTTCAGGCGGCCGCAGCCGCGATACAAAACCTCTACGGATTGCCGCGACACAGCGACGGTGTCACGCGAATCAACGTCGGGCAGGTTCGGTCACCGAATCCACAAAACATCATCCCGGAACACGTCGAGATGCGCGTCGAGGTTCGCGGCGATTCCGCCGACCTCAACGACTCCATGCTCGAACGAGCGCGACGGGTGGTCTCCGCGGCAGCGGACATGCACGATGTGGACGTACAAACGGGACTGTATGGAAAGACGACGACGTTCGCCGCCGATACCGACATCGCTGAGGCAGTCGCGAACGCGGCCCGGGACGTCGACGGCGTGGACGAAATCGTCGCCTGCGATGACATGGCCGGGAGCGAAGACGCCTCCTATCTCATCCGGCGCGTGCAGGAGAACGGTGGCCAAGCGACCTACGTCGGAATCGGCGCGAGCAACCCCTACGGTCACCACACTGCTCGATTCGACATCGAGGAGGAGTCGCTCCCTATCGGCGTCGATGTCGTTTCCGAAACGGTTCGTCGGCTGTAG
- a CDS encoding tyrosine-type recombinase/integrase produces the protein MNAQTPANGVQHEVPIRQAFTDFIRDMESQMAYATVMNKKNVCRQFTEWVEDLEDCTLATLSGYHLGQFSAYLRDDKDLKDITRKQYLCEVRTFLTWCENKEIARTGISDRIELPQLTKDDIRSDAKIKPDRVRSVLAYLDKYRHARKEHVWIHLLFKTGARMSAIRHLDLRHVHLDRGRPYLELTHRPEKGMPLKNGNKDAKNAERPILISEDTATLLREYIQHNRHNVTETIEKEDGQTVELNPLLTTRYGRWSHSSTQDVVYQWTCPAATGGECEVHGTEIPSRDDAHDCRKYEGHSVSPHKLRAASIVHHRNRGISVETVSEKMNVSIPVIKTHYDKPSTSDRLDRQAGIIDKL, from the coding sequence ATGAACGCTCAAACACCTGCGAACGGAGTACAGCACGAGGTACCGATTCGGCAAGCATTCACCGACTTTATAAGGGATATGGAGTCACAAATGGCGTATGCCACTGTGATGAACAAAAAGAACGTTTGTAGGCAGTTTACTGAGTGGGTCGAAGACTTAGAGGACTGTACGCTGGCTACACTGTCGGGGTACCACCTCGGTCAGTTCAGTGCGTACCTGCGTGACGATAAAGACTTGAAGGATATTACACGCAAGCAGTACCTCTGTGAAGTCCGTACGTTCCTAACATGGTGCGAGAACAAGGAGATTGCACGAACGGGGATTAGCGACCGTATAGAGCTACCACAGCTTACCAAAGACGACATTCGTTCAGACGCGAAAATCAAACCCGACCGGGTACGGTCAGTTCTCGCGTATCTGGATAAGTACCGTCATGCTCGAAAAGAACACGTGTGGATACACTTGCTATTCAAAACAGGCGCGAGAATGTCTGCAATTCGTCATTTGGACTTGCGGCACGTCCATCTTGACCGGGGGCGTCCATATCTCGAATTAACCCACCGTCCCGAGAAAGGAATGCCACTTAAGAACGGTAACAAGGACGCGAAGAACGCTGAGAGACCAATCCTCATATCTGAGGATACCGCAACCCTGCTACGCGAGTATATCCAACACAACCGACACAACGTAACCGAAACAATCGAGAAAGAGGATGGTCAGACGGTCGAACTAAACCCATTATTGACAACAAGATACGGTCGATGGTCGCATTCCTCCACCCAAGACGTAGTGTATCAGTGGACGTGTCCTGCGGCAACTGGAGGAGAGTGTGAGGTACACGGCACGGAAATACCTTCCCGTGACGACGCTCACGACTGCCGCAAGTACGAAGGACACAGTGTTTCGCCACATAAACTGCGTGCCGCAAGTATCGTTCATCACCGGAACCGTGGTATAAGTGTCGAAACTGTGTCTGAAAAGATGAATGTGAGTATCCCGGTTATTAAAACACACTATGATAAACCTTCGACATCAGACCGGCTTGACCGACAGGCTGGAATCATAGATAAACTGTAG
- a CDS encoding DUF7263 family protein, with the protein MTGCRTNLRGQMNLPALAVALLILTMVTGLSVGMADRAFLSSKRDATARQVGVAVSERMVSDESPVTVRSNVLVAAELDRLDEKRMKVLFPAIGTHDVRIGLNDATLAERGDPTGGPTIRRVVLVERRERVTRTPRLSPGSPRFTLPRRTSNATLVVQPPAGTTVSAIRANGRIVLRNESGLNGTFSVSLSRFETTRFAFETEGSGSTLPTGSVRVTYYPTTTRKAVLAVMVDE; encoded by the coding sequence ATGACCGGGTGTCGGACGAATCTGCGGGGGCAGATGAATCTCCCAGCACTGGCGGTTGCATTGCTCATCCTGACGATGGTAACCGGATTGAGCGTGGGAATGGCCGACAGGGCCTTTCTCAGCTCGAAGCGGGACGCCACGGCTCGGCAGGTCGGCGTTGCGGTGAGCGAACGAATGGTAAGCGACGAAAGCCCGGTGACGGTTCGGTCGAACGTCCTCGTTGCGGCCGAGCTCGACAGACTCGACGAGAAACGGATGAAAGTGCTGTTTCCGGCCATCGGTACTCACGACGTGCGAATCGGCCTCAACGATGCCACCCTCGCCGAGCGGGGTGATCCGACCGGTGGCCCGACGATTCGTCGTGTCGTACTCGTCGAGCGACGAGAGCGAGTGACGCGAACCCCACGACTTTCACCCGGCAGTCCTCGGTTTACTCTGCCGAGGCGTACGTCGAACGCGACGCTGGTCGTCCAACCGCCGGCCGGAACGACCGTGAGTGCGATTCGAGCGAACGGTCGGATCGTTCTGCGGAACGAATCCGGTCTCAACGGGACGTTTTCGGTATCGCTCTCGCGATTCGAAACGACTCGGTTCGCGTTCGAAACCGAGGGGTCCGGAAGCACGCTTCCGACCGGAAGCGTCCGGGTTACGTACTACCCGACGACCACCCGAAAGGCCGTGCTGGCGGTGATGGTCGATGAATAG
- a CDS encoding DUF7289 family protein, with protein sequence MTRAQSNVVGVALLLGTVVLSLASLTASVGLVVDSNAATADATRVATDMNRAFSPVESTGVHRGRISFSKGRLETAERELRIVDESGVVRAISVDALVFTGGDRRIAYVAGSVVRGTNDSARIDTRPPITASRDGGVLVVGAVKLNASERIVVSKTGTPALVRTNVTHTRTTLGNGTYRVAIETETATAWRRYFERQNATTTMRDFDDDGVPSIVARYPGRRFAYLVVHDMRTEVQ encoded by the coding sequence GTGACGCGTGCGCAGTCGAACGTCGTCGGTGTCGCTCTCCTCCTCGGGACGGTTGTGCTCTCGCTTGCGTCGTTGACCGCGAGTGTCGGTCTGGTCGTCGACAGCAATGCTGCGACTGCCGATGCGACTCGCGTCGCGACGGACATGAACCGTGCGTTCTCCCCAGTCGAATCGACGGGGGTCCATCGCGGTAGAATTTCGTTTTCGAAGGGGAGGTTAGAAACCGCGGAGCGTGAACTCCGCATAGTGGACGAATCGGGTGTCGTCCGAGCGATCTCAGTCGATGCGCTGGTTTTTACGGGGGGAGATAGGCGAATCGCGTACGTGGCCGGATCGGTCGTTCGCGGGACGAACGATTCCGCACGGATAGATACCCGCCCACCGATAACGGCATCCCGTGACGGTGGCGTGTTGGTCGTCGGTGCCGTGAAACTCAACGCATCGGAACGGATCGTCGTTTCGAAGACCGGTACGCCTGCGCTCGTTCGAACGAACGTCACGCACACTCGAACGACGCTCGGCAACGGGACGTACCGGGTTGCTATCGAGACGGAAACGGCGACTGCGTGGCGTCGATACTTCGAGCGCCAGAACGCCACGACGACGATGCGCGACTTCGATGACGATGGCGTTCCGAGCATCGTCGCACGATATCCCGGACGTCGGTTCGCGTATCTCGTCGTACACGATATGCGAACGGAGGTCCAATGA
- a CDS encoding DUF7344 domain-containing protein, whose product MSKESLYLDLNTTFDLLRNDQRRCILNELHQTDDSAVSLETLISEVSEVVETPRQSIETEIRHVHLPKLRDNGVVEYDPRTEMVRYFEHEPLGEHLALAREYNTTQSSIRNDGGQSKGESLED is encoded by the coding sequence ATGAGTAAAGAATCATTATATCTTGACCTAAACACTACCTTTGACCTTTTGAGAAACGACCAACGTCGGTGCATCCTTAACGAACTGCACCAAACCGACGATTCGGCAGTCTCGCTTGAGACGCTTATCTCTGAAGTCTCGGAAGTTGTAGAAACCCCGCGCCAGTCGATTGAGACGGAGATACGGCATGTTCATCTTCCGAAGTTGCGGGATAACGGAGTCGTTGAATACGACCCTCGTACCGAGATGGTTCGATACTTTGAGCACGAACCGTTAGGCGAACATCTCGCTCTTGCGCGAGAATACAATACTACCCAAAGCTCCATACGAAATGATGGGGGTCAGTCGAAGGGCGAGAGTTTAGAGGACTGA
- a CDS encoding nucleoside phosphorylase-I family protein — translation MVQKRNAMIRRQFLKATGATLGAGFAGSATGETDTSPEAATDQVDVNVFVIAAFEVADLKKREGTTDAPGEFQLWYQNYDLTHTVDVPGAFAPVYHNDDGVAGTVVGIGKTNAASSLTAILRSPEFDFENAYFVTAGIAGSPPDVGTLGSVFVSDGVADWDLVHRWSRSDGEADPHAMMFRPHRPDHAYELNDGLVKTAHRLGKRVSLTDSERAKEYRKLYSQETAQSDPFVGVGTTMCGDTYWHGSTFSDQAAHIAEEYGVSTYATTEMEDFATARVLDRFGHLDRYVSLRSVSNFDQPHQCQTVQESLAADSGGFRPSVTNVYRVGSELVDELVENWNHWETRRF, via the coding sequence ATGGTACAAAAGCGGAACGCGATGATTCGGCGACAGTTCCTCAAGGCGACCGGTGCAACCCTCGGTGCAGGCTTTGCAGGTAGCGCGACGGGAGAGACGGACACGTCTCCGGAGGCGGCGACCGATCAAGTCGATGTAAACGTTTTCGTCATCGCGGCGTTCGAAGTCGCGGATCTGAAAAAGCGAGAGGGTACGACCGACGCGCCCGGTGAGTTTCAGTTGTGGTACCAGAACTACGACTTGACCCACACCGTGGACGTTCCCGGAGCGTTCGCACCGGTGTATCACAACGACGACGGTGTCGCCGGAACCGTCGTCGGAATCGGAAAGACGAACGCCGCCTCGTCGTTGACCGCGATACTCCGATCACCCGAATTCGACTTCGAGAACGCCTATTTCGTTACCGCTGGCATCGCCGGTTCGCCACCGGATGTCGGAACGCTCGGGTCGGTGTTCGTGAGCGACGGTGTCGCCGATTGGGATTTGGTACATCGCTGGTCACGTTCGGATGGTGAAGCCGACCCACACGCGATGATGTTTCGTCCGCATCGCCCCGATCACGCCTACGAGTTGAACGACGGACTCGTGAAAACTGCACACCGGCTCGGAAAACGCGTCTCGCTGACCGATTCGGAGCGCGCGAAGGAGTACCGAAAGCTGTATTCGCAAGAAACAGCTCAATCGGACCCGTTCGTCGGCGTCGGAACGACGATGTGCGGCGATACGTACTGGCACGGCTCCACGTTCTCCGACCAAGCCGCGCACATCGCCGAGGAGTACGGCGTGAGTACCTACGCCACTACCGAAATGGAGGACTTCGCGACCGCACGCGTTCTCGACCGGTTCGGGCATTTGGACCGCTACGTCAGTCTCCGAAGCGTCTCGAACTTCGACCAGCCACATCAGTGTCAGACGGTACAGGAGAGCCTCGCCGCGGATTCCGGTGGTTTCCGCCCCAGCGTGACGAACGTCTATCGAGTCGGATCGGAACTGGTCGATGAACTCGTCGAGAACTGGAACCACTGGGAGACACGGCGCTTCTGA
- a CDS encoding MerR family transcriptional regulator, which yields MGNESVTIAIDDETGERLRAVKELLFDDDDSHSYQETVKRLATLRLEEEEQRVQAISEAQERMSDSFGDSVENYTSSDECRSQDSEVASKQAEVADKMFNKGD from the coding sequence ATGGGTAATGAATCTGTCACTATCGCCATTGACGACGAAACCGGCGAGCGACTTCGAGCAGTAAAGGAACTGCTGTTTGACGACGACGATAGTCACTCATATCAAGAAACAGTCAAACGACTTGCCACCCTTCGACTTGAGGAGGAGGAGCAACGAGTGCAGGCCATATCGGAAGCACAAGAGCGTATGAGCGATAGTTTCGGCGATTCTGTTGAGAACTACACATCTTCGGATGAATGCCGCTCACAGGACAGTGAGGTAGCTTCTAAGCAAGCTGAAGTGGCGGATAAGATGTTTAACAAAGGTGACTAA
- a CDS encoding universal stress protein, translating to MYENILIPTDGSESASKAVAEAIRLADVFDATLHTIYVVDLGEIGIETYEGAVLNNLEEVGENAVAKVLEQAADAGVEVNSEVVTGGHPYRGILDYVDDHDIDLIVMGTHGRRGLNRYLLGSVTERVVRSATVPVLTIRDGNNAT from the coding sequence ATGTACGAAAACATCCTGATACCGACGGACGGGAGCGAATCAGCATCGAAAGCGGTAGCGGAAGCTATCAGATTGGCGGACGTCTTCGATGCGACGCTCCACACCATCTACGTGGTTGACCTCGGTGAGATCGGGATTGAAACGTACGAGGGTGCGGTTCTAAACAATCTCGAAGAGGTGGGGGAAAACGCGGTTGCAAAGGTGCTCGAACAGGCGGCGGACGCGGGTGTCGAAGTGAACAGCGAAGTCGTTACCGGTGGACATCCCTATCGTGGAATCCTCGACTACGTGGACGACCACGACATCGACCTCATCGTGATGGGTACCCACGGGCGACGGGGGCTCAACCGGTATCTCCTCGGCAGCGTCACCGAGCGAGTCGTACGCTCGGCCACCGTCCCGGTGCTGACGATTCGCGACGGAAACAACGCTACGTGA
- a CDS encoding DUF7266 family protein, which produces MMDDRAVSPVIGKTLEAGLVLLYVGLITTTLYGGVVPDYRTAVGEEVGDRVLSKAAERIQQAIPANGTAVRGRMRVTLPETIRGTGYEVRAKGRNITLVHPNERVNTSTRLAVPAHVATVRGNWSSYEPAVVVIYSGRTGLVVKLERGDES; this is translated from the coding sequence ATGATGGACGACCGAGCGGTAAGCCCGGTTATCGGAAAGACGCTCGAAGCGGGATTGGTACTGTTATACGTCGGGTTGATCACGACGACACTGTACGGTGGGGTCGTTCCCGACTACCGAACCGCAGTTGGGGAGGAAGTCGGTGATCGCGTCCTTTCCAAGGCTGCAGAGCGAATACAGCAAGCAATTCCTGCGAACGGAACCGCCGTTCGTGGTCGAATGCGGGTCACACTTCCGGAAACGATTCGCGGAACTGGATACGAGGTTCGAGCGAAGGGGCGAAATATCACGCTGGTTCACCCGAACGAACGTGTGAACACGAGCACGCGACTCGCGGTGCCAGCACACGTCGCGACGGTGCGTGGGAACTGGTCGAGTTACGAGCCAGCGGTCGTCGTGATTTACAGCGGTCGGACTGGTCTCGTCGTAAAGCTCGAACGGGGAGACGAGTCATGA
- a CDS encoding ABC transporter substrate-binding protein, whose product MARRDTTTYNIDRRQFLGIAGALSSGALAGCFGQGSDDSSGGNDGDKVRLNVALSAEVWNFDPALWTDTATSTIGGLVYDEVIELTPDNKLKPGVVESVPEATAGGKAFEYKLREGLKFHNGDDVTVEDFKYSVDWILNPDNKSPIASRFPFVTGTEIVGDRTLRLNLEQPFSTLNWWLTRGLEGIVPKGSRGNVAKGKGPSGLSTDLTKNPEGAGTGPFKFSEWKSGSHVLLTKFDDYWKDDQPKVDEIKFNFISENSTRLARLRSGNVDLTNKVPPKDFESLKNRPKVQTESVPGNTTEVLYVNLMESGDNPMSNVNNRRAVLFGTDAQEIVDEVFHGQGVVQKGPWYPDDEWTSPKLKKMNMYDPKKAKEELKKAGNPDGFSMEILATKGSWFKDEAVIIQNQLSQIGIDVTVTTMDKSTLFNQVYGTTDWHAAMEDWGQSIPVATYWLDAGYADNNHNHNNWHHPSEDLKDPYEASGPPAPKDAKGDFSNGHEWFVSRLREAQSAGSEQKQKEIVWELEEYLVENAIQIDLAYVNKLEAWNNSVSGYDIGTFEDEYRTAMVGKGN is encoded by the coding sequence ATGGCAAGGCGTGACACGACAACATACAACATAGATCGTAGACAGTTCTTGGGTATCGCCGGTGCGCTCTCGAGTGGAGCACTAGCCGGTTGCTTTGGCCAAGGTTCCGACGATTCGTCGGGCGGTAACGATGGTGACAAGGTGCGGCTGAACGTCGCGCTCTCCGCGGAAGTGTGGAACTTCGACCCCGCACTGTGGACGGATACCGCGACGAGCACCATCGGCGGTCTCGTCTACGACGAGGTAATCGAACTCACGCCGGACAACAAACTGAAGCCAGGTGTGGTCGAATCGGTTCCCGAGGCGACGGCGGGCGGAAAAGCGTTCGAGTACAAACTCCGTGAGGGACTGAAATTCCATAACGGCGACGACGTCACCGTCGAGGACTTCAAATACTCCGTCGATTGGATCCTCAACCCGGACAACAAATCGCCCATCGCGAGCCGATTTCCGTTCGTCACGGGGACGGAAATCGTCGGCGATAGGACGCTTCGATTGAACCTCGAGCAGCCGTTTTCGACGCTGAACTGGTGGTTGACCCGCGGACTCGAAGGTATCGTTCCGAAAGGCTCGCGTGGCAACGTCGCAAAAGGCAAGGGTCCGAGCGGCCTCTCGACCGACCTCACGAAGAATCCGGAGGGTGCAGGCACGGGACCGTTCAAATTTTCCGAGTGGAAAAGCGGCAGCCACGTCCTGTTGACGAAATTCGACGATTATTGGAAGGACGACCAACCGAAAGTCGATGAAATCAAATTCAACTTCATCTCGGAAAACTCCACCCGTCTCGCGAGGCTCCGGTCCGGAAACGTCGACCTGACGAACAAGGTACCACCCAAGGATTTCGAGTCGCTGAAAAACCGCCCGAAAGTCCAGACGGAAAGCGTCCCCGGAAACACCACCGAGGTGCTGTACGTCAACCTGATGGAAAGCGGGGACAACCCGATGAGCAACGTCAACAACCGTCGGGCTGTGCTGTTCGGCACCGACGCACAGGAAATCGTGGACGAGGTGTTCCACGGTCAAGGCGTGGTTCAGAAGGGGCCGTGGTATCCCGACGACGAGTGGACCTCTCCGAAGCTGAAGAAAATGAACATGTACGACCCGAAGAAGGCCAAAGAGGAGTTGAAAAAGGCCGGAAATCCGGACGGGTTCTCGATGGAGATCCTTGCCACGAAAGGGTCGTGGTTCAAGGACGAGGCGGTCATCATCCAGAATCAACTCTCCCAGATCGGCATCGACGTCACCGTTACGACGATGGACAAATCGACCCTGTTCAATCAGGTCTACGGAACGACGGATTGGCACGCTGCGATGGAGGACTGGGGTCAGTCGATTCCGGTTGCCACGTACTGGCTCGATGCCGGATACGCGGACAACAACCACAACCACAACAACTGGCACCATCCGTCCGAGGACCTCAAAGATCCGTACGAGGCGAGCGGTCCTCCGGCCCCGAAAGATGCGAAGGGTGATTTCTCGAACGGTCACGAGTGGTTCGTCTCCCGACTTCGGGAGGCACAATCCGCGGGAAGCGAGCAGAAACAGAAGGAAATCGTCTGGGAACTCGAAGAGTATCTCGTCGAGAACGCCATCCAGATCGACCTCGCGTACGTGAACAAGCTGGAGGCGTGGAACAACTCCGTCTCCGGGTACGACATCGGGACGTTCGAAGACGAATACCGCACCGCGATGGTCGGGAAGGGGAACTAA
- a CDS encoding type II secretion system F family protein, translating to MTVTETHATDSTEYSSSSLSLFDRALYALFSRHADHTRHDHDRKRYRATDVNASFDVFLSRIYGISWVVFLATFCWIFLLIVAVPDTVLAGMVSFLHDGLPVLDRIRVPNMQRTYAATAIAVVCASLGKRTVIWFGGLYLSWSASARRTNIDRTLPGAVRYLRALSSGSDDRLAMLRKVADREESYGETAVAFRKVLNKSALTGSIDDGLRLVARDTPSRDVLAPFLLKFREHAEQGPDALEQYLRMESRMLSHRQSRSRDQAQGFLELVAEMFIVLLVIPALLVIVLTVMSVLAPSMAAPAPRPFSWLSIRAVIIYGSGGFILVVGAGAAAVMASLRPADQSSPEYARSTGVGELFPTILVNPANTVLLAVPIALCAAGLLWMLEYSPANTILLSYVAFALPVGLVSVRRSRLDDAKDREIKDFVHAVSGHVGLGRPFSAAVQRVARDIDLGALQQDVNDLAFNANLTTRDGDLRRDALTRFVASVGTPLANQTIGLVTGTLDVGGDTETVFDTLQVEIGRLYHEKKALRSTMQVYVVVGWTTALLVVGIMIAVNAYVLDSFSQLSAVSTSSAGLALDPNAVQPARDRQRFYVVTQTTMVACGWFAGYAGRGFYEALLHSAALVGIAYFVFSGAGML from the coding sequence ATGACGGTCACAGAAACGCACGCTACCGATTCGACCGAATACAGTTCCAGTTCTCTCAGTCTCTTCGACCGCGCGCTGTACGCGCTGTTCTCGCGGCACGCTGACCACACTCGCCACGACCACGATCGGAAACGCTACCGCGCCACCGACGTGAACGCCAGTTTCGACGTGTTTCTCTCCCGAATATATGGTATTTCATGGGTCGTTTTCCTCGCGACGTTCTGTTGGATATTTTTACTGATAGTCGCGGTTCCCGACACCGTTCTCGCGGGGATGGTGTCATTTCTCCACGACGGTTTACCGGTGCTCGATAGGATTCGGGTGCCAAATATGCAGCGAACGTACGCCGCGACCGCTATCGCAGTCGTCTGTGCCAGTCTCGGAAAGCGAACGGTGATTTGGTTCGGCGGACTTTATCTCAGTTGGTCGGCGAGCGCGCGCCGAACGAACATCGACCGAACCTTGCCCGGTGCTGTTCGGTATCTCCGTGCTCTTTCGTCGGGCAGCGACGACCGGTTGGCGATGCTCCGGAAAGTCGCCGATAGGGAGGAATCCTACGGCGAAACCGCCGTCGCGTTTCGGAAGGTGTTGAACAAGTCCGCCCTGACCGGAAGTATCGACGACGGCCTCCGGCTCGTCGCCAGGGATACGCCGTCGCGGGACGTGCTCGCACCGTTCTTGCTCAAATTCCGCGAACACGCAGAACAGGGCCCTGATGCACTCGAACAGTATCTTCGCATGGAGAGTCGGATGCTGAGCCATCGGCAATCACGCTCGCGCGACCAGGCACAGGGCTTTCTCGAACTGGTCGCGGAGATGTTCATCGTTCTGCTGGTCATTCCAGCGCTTCTGGTTATCGTTCTCACGGTGATGAGCGTGCTTGCGCCCAGCATGGCCGCACCTGCTCCACGACCATTCAGCTGGCTTTCGATTCGGGCGGTCATCATCTACGGCAGTGGTGGGTTCATCCTCGTCGTCGGCGCGGGTGCAGCAGCGGTGATGGCGTCGCTCCGCCCTGCCGACCAGTCATCACCGGAATATGCCCGTTCGACAGGCGTCGGCGAGCTGTTCCCGACGATTCTTGTCAATCCCGCGAACACGGTGCTACTAGCGGTTCCGATAGCACTCTGTGCCGCCGGTCTGCTCTGGATGCTCGAGTACTCCCCCGCCAATACGATATTGCTCTCTTACGTCGCGTTCGCGCTCCCCGTCGGTCTCGTCTCCGTCCGGCGGTCACGTCTCGATGATGCGAAAGACCGCGAAATCAAGGACTTCGTCCATGCGGTGTCCGGCCACGTTGGACTGGGTCGGCCATTCTCCGCCGCAGTTCAGCGTGTCGCGCGCGACATCGACCTCGGAGCGCTCCAACAGGACGTGAACGACCTCGCGTTCAATGCAAACCTCACTACACGCGACGGCGACCTTCGACGGGATGCACTGACGCGATTCGTCGCCAGCGTCGGTACGCCGTTGGCGAACCAAACGATCGGACTCGTCACCGGAACGTTGGATGTCGGTGGCGACACCGAAACCGTGTTCGATACGTTGCAGGTCGAAATCGGCCGACTCTACCACGAAAAGAAAGCGCTTCGATCTACTATGCAGGTTTACGTGGTAGTGGGGTGGACCACCGCACTGCTCGTCGTCGGCATCATGATCGCCGTGAACGCGTACGTCCTTGATAGTTTCTCGCAGTTGTCGGCGGTGTCCACGTCAAGTGCGGGGTTGGCACTCGATCCGAACGCGGTGCAGCCGGCACGTGACCGACAGCGGTTCTACGTCGTCACGCAAACGACGATGGTTGCATGTGGCTGGTTCGCAGGCTATGCGGGTCGAGGGTTCTACGAGGCACTGCTCCACTCTGCCGCACTCGTCGGTATCGCGTACTTCGTCTTTTCGGGGGCGGGAATGTTGTGA